A genomic window from Pannonibacter sp. XCT-53 includes:
- a CDS encoding putative bifunctional diguanylate cyclase/phosphodiesterase, with the protein MRVTSETNARRSAGTGALDLRPARLGNVSFVALLVGMFVAIVAAFVFVLSAILIYERESAAREVGSVERAYENHKTALLTQIARYAASNAAYVNTDMAFSAEWVRSRFGRGLAIREGYDFVVILDRALEPAFSFRPETAASDLDLPAILTPQVVRMITSIRERYVDGLVTARNGDTYFTGSVADVSGVTEVMTGDRVAIVTAMAIFPDPGGIPMRRDLPMVLLAVKQIDAQALADMLASLSLSSLFLDTTIPRGMNGTPIRDSDGVALAYLTWDPMARASHIILTSAPVLAIALFVILLISLMILRRNTAAQQELERRKRDFIEAARHDGLTGLLRRDFFLAAADDLLDRPAAETGTLGVLYLDIDGLSQINDAFGHVVGDRLIQHVVSVLQTHCRSCDVIGRMGGDEIVLILCRRETPAALMRDVDTLARALNRQAMLEDHAIEVSCSLGVALRPEHGTRMPSLLRAADVALQRSRSDGRSRYKLFDTAMDEAIRERRRLRDGLRQALERDEFDLFYQPIIDARTGQVCHLEALLRWHHPERGLLAPGAFLDVAEETGLIDPIGSWVLQRAVHDACGWDGIGVSVNVCATQVSSGTLPQEVESLLAETGLAPSRLMLEITETVMMERSDSIDAVISRLSALGVSLAIDDFGTGYSSLSSLHHHRFQTLKIDRSFVGRLDTDPKAQAIIGSLVGLARTLDMTVVAEGVETEDQKAMLVNSGCQMLQGYLFSRPKPVLDLASEGFVRLVSRQEAGPEVSAGAPGRAPGGAPGDALAG; encoded by the coding sequence ATGAGAGTGACAAGTGAGACGAATGCCCGGCGCTCGGCCGGGACCGGGGCCCTGGACCTCAGGCCAGCGCGGCTGGGCAACGTCTCCTTTGTTGCCCTGCTCGTCGGCATGTTCGTGGCCATCGTCGCCGCCTTCGTCTTCGTTCTCTCCGCCATCCTGATCTACGAGCGCGAATCGGCAGCGCGCGAGGTCGGCTCGGTCGAACGGGCCTACGAGAACCACAAGACGGCCCTGCTCACGCAGATCGCGCGCTATGCCGCCTCGAATGCAGCCTATGTGAACACGGACATGGCCTTCTCGGCCGAATGGGTCCGCTCGCGCTTCGGCCGTGGCCTGGCGATCCGCGAGGGCTACGATTTCGTCGTGATCCTCGACCGGGCGCTCGAGCCGGCCTTTTCGTTCCGTCCCGAGACGGCAGCCAGCGACCTCGACCTGCCCGCGATCCTGACGCCGCAGGTGGTCCGCATGATCACCTCGATCCGCGAGCGCTACGTGGATGGCCTCGTCACGGCGCGCAATGGCGACACCTATTTCACCGGCAGCGTGGCAGATGTCTCCGGCGTCACCGAGGTGATGACCGGCGACCGGGTGGCGATCGTCACGGCCATGGCGATCTTCCCCGATCCGGGCGGGATCCCGATGCGCCGGGACCTGCCGATGGTGCTGCTGGCGGTGAAGCAGATCGACGCGCAGGCGCTTGCCGACATGCTGGCATCCCTGTCGCTGAGCAGCCTGTTTCTCGACACGACGATCCCGCGTGGCATGAACGGGACGCCGATCCGTGACAGCGACGGGGTGGCCCTCGCCTATCTGACCTGGGATCCGATGGCGCGGGCCTCGCACATCATCCTGACGTCGGCGCCTGTCCTGGCGATTGCCCTCTTTGTCATCCTGCTGATCTCGCTGATGATCCTCCGGCGCAACACCGCGGCCCAGCAGGAGCTGGAGCGGCGCAAGCGCGACTTCATCGAAGCAGCCCGGCACGACGGACTGACCGGCCTGCTGCGGCGTGACTTCTTCCTGGCGGCTGCGGACGACCTGCTCGACCGGCCGGCAGCGGAGACCGGGACGCTCGGCGTTCTCTATCTCGACATCGACGGCCTGTCGCAGATCAACGACGCCTTCGGCCACGTGGTCGGCGACCGGCTGATCCAGCATGTGGTCAGCGTGCTGCAGACCCATTGCCGCTCCTGCGACGTGATCGGCCGGATGGGCGGCGACGAGATCGTGCTGATCCTGTGCCGGCGCGAAACGCCGGCCGCGCTGATGCGCGACGTGGACACGCTTGCGCGGGCGCTGAACCGCCAGGCCATGCTGGAGGATCACGCCATCGAGGTCTCCTGCTCGCTCGGCGTGGCCCTGCGCCCCGAGCACGGCACCCGGATGCCCTCGCTGCTGCGCGCCGCCGATGTTGCCCTGCAGCGCAGCCGGTCCGACGGCCGCAGCCGCTACAAGCTGTTCGACACGGCCATGGACGAGGCGATCCGCGAACGGCGACGGCTGCGCGATGGTCTCCGCCAGGCGCTGGAGCGCGACGAGTTCGACCTGTTCTACCAGCCGATCATTGACGCGCGGACCGGGCAGGTCTGTCATCTGGAGGCGCTGCTGCGCTGGCACCACCCGGAGCGCGGGTTGCTGGCCCCCGGGGCCTTTCTCGACGTGGCGGAAGAAACCGGACTGATCGACCCGATCGGCAGCTGGGTGCTGCAGCGGGCCGTGCACGACGCCTGCGGCTGGGACGGCATCGGTGTCTCGGTCAATGTCTGCGCCACGCAGGTCAGCTCCGGCACCTTGCCGCAGGAGGTGGAAAGCCTGCTGGCCGAAACCGGCCTCGCACCGTCCCGCCTCATGCTGGAAATCACCGAGACGGTGATGATGGAACGCTCAGACAGCATCGATGCGGTCATCAGCCGGCTCTCGGCCCTGGGCGTCAGCCTGGCGATCGACGATTTCGGCACCGGCTATTCCAGCCTGAGCTCGTTGCATCACCACCGCTTCCAGACGCTCAAGATCGACCGCAGCTTCGTCGGCCGTCTCGACACCGATCCGAAGGCGCAGGCCATCATCGGATCGCTCGTCGGTCTCGCCCGGACCCTCGACATGACCGTCGTGGCGGAGGGCGTGGAGACCGAAGACCAGAAGGCGATGCTGGTGAACAGCGGCTGCCAGATGTTGCAGGGCTACCTGTTCAGCCGGCCGAAACCGGTGCTCGACCTGGCAAGCGAAGGCTTCGTCCGGCTGGTGTCCAGACAGGAGGCCGGGCCCGAGGTTTCGGCAGGCGCCCCGGGACGCGCCCCGGGAGGTGCCCCGGGCGACGCGCTGGCAGGCTGA
- the hppD gene encoding 4-hydroxyphenylpyruvate dioxygenase encodes MGPFPHDAPPAVISDANPAGTDGFEFVEFAHPEPEKLDELFRKMGYVPVAKHKTKNITLYRQGDVTYILNAEPGSFGMRFVEAHGPCAPSMAWRVVDARKAFEHAVRMGATPYEGDDKSLDVPAIVGIGGSLLYFVDKYGDKGSAYSAEFTWLGEENPRPQGVGFYYLDHLTHNVYRGNMDKWWDFYRTLFGFRQIHFFDIDGRITGLVSRAITSPCGKIRIPLNESKDDTSQIEEYLRKYKGEGIQHIAVGSDDIYDATDKLADNGLKFMPGPPETYYERSHARVNGHDEPIDRMKKHGILIDGEGVVNGGMTKILLQIFSKTVIGPIFFEFIQRKGDEGFGEGNFRALFESIEEDQIRRGVIKVDAAE; translated from the coding sequence ATGGGTCCCTTTCCGCACGACGCGCCCCCGGCGGTGATCAGCGACGCCAACCCGGCCGGCACGGACGGCTTCGAGTTCGTGGAATTCGCCCATCCGGAGCCGGAGAAGCTGGACGAGCTGTTCCGCAAGATGGGCTATGTTCCGGTCGCCAAGCACAAGACCAAGAACATCACGCTCTACCGCCAGGGCGACGTGACCTATATCCTCAACGCCGAACCCGGCTCCTTCGGCATGCGCTTCGTCGAGGCGCACGGTCCCTGCGCCCCGTCGATGGCCTGGCGTGTCGTCGATGCCCGCAAGGCCTTCGAGCATGCCGTCCGCATGGGCGCGACGCCGTATGAGGGCGACGACAAGTCGCTCGACGTGCCGGCGATCGTCGGAATCGGCGGGTCGCTGCTCTATTTCGTCGACAAGTACGGCGACAAGGGGTCGGCCTATTCGGCCGAGTTCACGTGGCTCGGCGAGGAGAACCCGCGGCCGCAGGGCGTCGGCTTCTATTATCTCGACCACCTGACCCATAACGTCTACCGCGGCAACATGGACAAGTGGTGGGACTTCTACCGGACCCTGTTCGGCTTCAGGCAGATCCACTTCTTCGACATCGACGGCCGCATCACCGGCCTGGTCAGCCGCGCCATCACCTCGCCCTGCGGCAAGATCCGCATCCCGCTGAACGAGTCCAAGGACGACACCAGCCAGATCGAGGAATACCTGCGCAAGTACAAGGGCGAAGGCATCCAGCACATCGCCGTCGGCAGCGACGACATCTACGATGCCACGGACAAGCTGGCCGACAACGGCCTGAAGTTCATGCCGGGCCCGCCGGAGACCTATTACGAGCGCTCCCATGCCCGGGTGAACGGCCATGACGAGCCGATCGACCGGATGAAGAAGCACGGCATCCTGATCGACGGCGAAGGCGTCGTGAACGGCGGCATGACCAAGATCCTGCTGCAGATCTTCTCCAAGACCGTGATCGGCCCGATCTTCTTCGAGTTCATCCAGCGCAAGGGTGACGAGGGCTTTGGCGAGGGCAACTTCCGCGCCCTGTTCGAATCGATCGAGGAAGACCAGATCCGCCGCGGCGTGATCAAGGTCGACGCGGCCGAGTAA
- a CDS encoding Lrp/AsnC family transcriptional regulator, whose translation MMELDSFDLRLLAALQENAALTNQQLGDRIGLSASQVSRRRQALEAEGIIRRYRADLATERLGFSVTAFVGVTLGAHSRDNARRFRAMVQAMPEVQEAHTLTGDVDYMLKIVVPDLKALSRVINDDLLPHEAVQHVRSSIAMETLKDDNLLPLASAR comes from the coding sequence ATGATGGAACTTGACAGCTTTGATCTGCGTCTTCTTGCTGCGTTGCAGGAGAACGCCGCACTCACCAACCAGCAGCTCGGGGACCGGATCGGGCTCTCGGCCAGCCAGGTGTCGCGCCGCCGCCAGGCGCTGGAGGCGGAGGGCATCATCCGCCGCTACCGGGCGGATCTGGCGACCGAGCGGCTGGGCTTCTCGGTCACGGCCTTTGTCGGTGTGACCCTCGGGGCCCACAGCCGCGACAATGCGCGCCGTTTCCGCGCCATGGTGCAGGCCATGCCCGAGGTGCAGGAGGCGCACACGCTGACCGGCGATGTCGACTACATGCTGAAGATCGTGGTGCCGGACCTGAAGGCGCTGAGCCGGGTGATCAACGATGACCTGCTGCCGCACGAGGCCGTGCAGCATGTACGCTCCTCCATTGCCATGGAGACGCTGAAGGACGACAACCTGCTGCCGCTCGCCAGCGCGCGCTGA